Proteins encoded by one window of Desulfovibrio oxyclinae DSM 11498:
- a CDS encoding cofactor-independent phosphoglycerate mutase: MKFLFLVADGMGDWPHEALGHRTPLEAANTPAMDELARTGMVGRCATIPKSMPPGSDVANMALLGFDPEKYHTGRGPIEAAAQNLQAGKDDLIWRMNLVTVEDYGPDGIMRDYSAGHIETEQSRPLVEKMQELVGNDTYSFVPGVQYRHLLVQKDGALDAEAELDINPPHDILDKPINRDMQRYSRNPEFWDLLQEAREILVRNGTTRANAIWPWGQGRPLSLPGFENLFGMKGAVISAVDLIKGLGFASGMEVIDVPGATGLLDTNYEGKVEAALKFLETGDFVFVHLEGPDECGHGGDPEEKREAIERFDSRVLAPLREALRNEETAWLVCCDHYTPCVERTHTKDPVPFIVNGPGCEASNLDNFTEKSADSTGIRIEDGHGLLPFAVEKTRK, from the coding sequence ATGAAATTTCTCTTTCTCGTTGCCGACGGCATGGGCGACTGGCCGCACGAGGCACTCGGACACCGCACACCACTTGAAGCGGCGAACACGCCCGCCATGGATGAACTGGCCCGCACCGGCATGGTCGGCCGCTGCGCAACCATCCCGAAATCCATGCCCCCGGGATCCGACGTGGCCAACATGGCACTGCTCGGGTTCGACCCCGAAAAGTACCACACGGGACGCGGCCCCATCGAGGCCGCCGCGCAAAATCTTCAGGCAGGCAAGGATGACCTGATCTGGCGCATGAACCTCGTGACCGTCGAGGACTACGGTCCGGACGGCATCATGCGCGATTACTCGGCCGGCCACATCGAGACCGAGCAGTCCAGACCGCTCGTGGAGAAGATGCAGGAGCTGGTAGGCAACGACACCTACAGCTTTGTTCCGGGCGTCCAGTACCGGCACCTGCTGGTGCAGAAAGACGGCGCGCTCGACGCAGAGGCGGAGCTGGACATCAACCCGCCCCACGACATTCTCGACAAGCCCATCAACCGCGACATGCAGCGCTATTCGCGCAACCCCGAGTTCTGGGATCTGTTGCAGGAAGCCCGTGAAATTCTGGTAAGGAACGGAACCACGCGCGCCAACGCCATCTGGCCGTGGGGTCAGGGCCGTCCGCTCTCACTCCCCGGCTTTGAGAATCTTTTCGGCATGAAGGGTGCTGTCATATCCGCAGTGGACCTTATCAAGGGCCTCGGTTTCGCATCCGGCATGGAGGTCATCGATGTTCCCGGCGCAACAGGGCTGCTGGATACCAACTATGAAGGCAAAGTCGAAGCCGCGCTCAAATTCCTTGAGACCGGCGACTTTGTTTTCGTCCACCTGGAAGGCCCGGACGAATGCGGTCATGGTGGCGACCCGGAGGAAAAGCGCGAGGCTATCGAACGTTTCGACAGCCGCGTGTTGGCCCCGCTTCGCGAGGCGCTCAGGAATGAGGAGACCGCATGGTTGGTCTGCTGTGACCACTACACCCCCTGTGTGGAACGCACGCATACCAAGGACCCGGTACCCTTCATTGTCAACGGTCCCGGATGCGAGGCATCCAACCTTGACAACTTCACGGAGAAGAGCGCAGATTCGACAGGCATCCGCATAGAAGACGGACACGGCCTTCTGCCCTTCGCCGTCGAAAAAACAAGGAAATAG
- a CDS encoding branched-chain amino acid transaminase, whose amino-acid sequence MVQQSEYIWFDGELVPWEQANVHVLTHALHYGTGVFEGIRAYECTDGSSEVFRLKEHMVRLLDSAKILGIKVPYSLEELVQATDETLKANKLKGAYVRPLVFVGDGAMGVHPGNNPIRVCIATWPWGAYLGDEALEKGIRVRCSSYTRHHVNVMMTKAKACGNYVNSVLAKTEAVADGYDEAILLDTTGHVAEGSGENIFMVKDEVLYTPHLSQVLGGLTRDSVIQLASDLGYEVREMAIGRDMLYTADEVFFTGTAAELTPIREIDRRQVGEGKAGDVTKALQTEFFKILKGENEDYEHWLHRYSVD is encoded by the coding sequence ATGGTTCAACAGTCCGAGTACATCTGGTTCGACGGCGAACTGGTCCCCTGGGAGCAGGCTAACGTCCATGTCCTTACCCACGCCCTTCATTACGGCACGGGCGTTTTCGAAGGCATTCGCGCTTACGAATGCACCGACGGCAGCTCCGAGGTCTTCCGTCTGAAGGAACACATGGTCCGTCTACTGGATTCCGCCAAGATTCTCGGCATCAAGGTGCCCTACAGCCTCGAAGAGCTGGTTCAGGCCACCGACGAAACCCTCAAGGCCAACAAGCTCAAGGGCGCCTACGTTCGTCCGCTGGTCTTCGTGGGCGATGGCGCCATGGGCGTTCATCCCGGCAACAACCCGATCCGCGTGTGCATCGCCACCTGGCCGTGGGGCGCGTATCTGGGCGACGAGGCGCTTGAAAAGGGCATCCGCGTCCGCTGCAGCTCCTACACCCGTCACCACGTGAACGTGATGATGACCAAGGCCAAAGCCTGCGGCAACTACGTGAACTCCGTTCTGGCAAAGACCGAGGCCGTTGCTGACGGTTACGACGAAGCCATCCTGCTCGACACCACTGGCCACGTTGCCGAAGGGTCCGGCGAGAACATCTTCATGGTCAAGGACGAAGTGCTCTACACCCCGCATCTCTCGCAGGTGCTGGGCGGCCTGACCCGCGACTCCGTTATTCAGCTCGCATCCGATCTGGGATACGAAGTCCGCGAAATGGCCATCGGCCGCGACATGCTTTACACCGCCGACGAAGTGTTCTTCACCGGCACCGCCGCCGAGCTGACCCCGATCCGCGAGATTGACCGTCGTCAGGTGGGAGAAGGCAAGGCCGGGGACGTCACCAAGGCGTTGCAGACCGAGTTCTTTAAGATCCTCAAGGGCGAAAACGAAGATTACGAGCACTGGCTGCACCGTTATTCGGTGGATTAG
- a CDS encoding acyl-CoA thioesterase codes for MPREFPQPEFRYRHFVSYGETDAMGVLYNAEYLHLFERARSFAMRELGMSYAEVEKRGVILPVREACCRYRKPVSYDQEVIVRVGVEEWKKASMRFAYEIRDADMSTVYATGMTEHACVSPDGRIVRCPDWLRDLFR; via the coding sequence ATGCCCCGGGAGTTCCCCCAGCCGGAGTTCCGATACCGCCACTTCGTCTCATACGGTGAAACCGACGCCATGGGCGTCCTGTACAACGCCGAATACCTGCACCTCTTCGAGCGTGCCCGCAGCTTCGCCATGCGTGAGCTGGGCATGAGCTACGCAGAGGTGGAAAAACGCGGCGTCATCCTGCCCGTGCGCGAGGCCTGCTGCCGATACCGCAAGCCCGTGAGCTACGATCAGGAAGTCATCGTGCGCGTGGGCGTGGAGGAATGGAAAAAAGCCTCCATGCGTTTCGCCTACGAAATCCGCGACGCGGACATGTCCACGGTTTACGCCACAGGCATGACCGAACACGCCTGCGTGTCCCCGGACGGACGCATCGTTCGCTGCCCGGACTGGCTGCGCGACCTGTTCCGATAA
- a CDS encoding homoserine dehydrogenase: MKSVKLGLAGFGTVGSGLAAILEENGEWIERRIGRRLEIATVVVRDLNKPRAAATAPGTEFTTDLTRLTTDPEIDIVVECMGGLDSAYDLIRSALEAGKHVVTANKHLLAERGPELFAIARENGTGLSFEASCAGGIPIVQTLKNSLAGDRVLEMLGILNGTANYILSEMTTKGMDFATALSKAQDLGYAEADPTFDVEGFDAAHKLCVLSRLAFGLDYPLSELPIQGITAVTPLDIELAREFGYRIKLMAHARVVDGKIEAGVHPALVKYTFLLARVGGNYNAVRVVGNAVGPVMLHGQGAGDTPTGSAVLADIIDLAKHIDRSGCDEAYRPDNTGFRNADIPLAEILPPEESRSSYYFRFTVADRPGVMAAISKSMADHSISIAQAVQKGDEQSEGVPVVFITHESRARDVAACIDEIDAMDFTVQPCVSFRIL, encoded by the coding sequence ATGAAAAGTGTGAAACTCGGACTCGCCGGATTCGGAACCGTCGGCTCCGGCCTTGCCGCAATCCTCGAAGAAAACGGGGAATGGATCGAACGCCGCATCGGACGCAGGCTTGAAATCGCCACCGTGGTGGTGCGCGACCTCAACAAGCCCCGCGCCGCAGCAACCGCTCCCGGCACCGAGTTCACCACGGACCTCACCCGACTCACCACGGACCCCGAAATTGACATCGTGGTGGAATGCATGGGCGGTCTGGATTCCGCATATGACCTGATCCGGTCCGCGCTCGAAGCGGGCAAGCACGTTGTCACAGCCAACAAGCATCTGCTCGCTGAGCGCGGGCCGGAACTGTTCGCCATCGCTCGGGAAAACGGCACAGGGCTGTCCTTCGAGGCCAGCTGCGCCGGTGGCATCCCCATCGTTCAGACGCTCAAGAACAGCCTCGCGGGAGATCGCGTGCTGGAAATGCTCGGCATCCTGAACGGCACGGCGAACTATATTCTTTCCGAAATGACCACCAAGGGCATGGATTTCGCCACCGCCCTGTCCAAGGCGCAGGACCTCGGTTATGCCGAGGCCGATCCGACCTTCGACGTGGAGGGCTTCGACGCCGCGCACAAGCTCTGCGTCCTGTCCCGCCTCGCGTTCGGGCTGGACTATCCCCTTTCAGAACTGCCGATTCAGGGCATCACCGCCGTGACCCCGCTGGACATCGAGCTGGCCCGCGAATTCGGCTACCGCATCAAGCTCATGGCGCACGCCCGCGTGGTGGACGGCAAGATTGAGGCGGGCGTGCACCCGGCGCTGGTCAAGTACACCTTCCTGCTGGCCCGCGTTGGCGGCAACTACAACGCCGTGCGCGTGGTGGGCAACGCCGTGGGTCCGGTCATGCTGCACGGCCAGGGCGCGGGCGACACACCCACCGGCAGCGCCGTCCTGGCCGACATCATCGACCTCGCCAAGCACATCGACCGTAGCGGCTGCGACGAAGCGTATCGCCCGGACAACACCGGTTTCCGCAACGCGGATATCCCGTTGGCCGAAATCCTGCCGCCGGAGGAATCCCGCAGCAGCTATTATTTCCGATTCACCGTGGCGGACCGCCCCGGCGTCATGGCTGCCATCTCCAAGAGCATGGCCGACCACTCCATCTCCATCGCCCAGGCGGTACAGAAAGGCGACGAACAGTCCGAAGGCGTTCCCGTGGTCTTCATCACCCACGAATCCCGCGCCCGCGACGTAGCCGCCTGCATTGACGAAATCGACGCCATGGACTTCACTGTTCAGCCCTGCGTAAGCTTCAGAATCCTCTAA
- a CDS encoding aminotransferase class I/II-fold pyridoxal phosphate-dependent enzyme gives MQQFARVHRLPPYVFAQVNELKMKMRHQGADIIDLGMGNPDVPTPKHILDKLSEAAYRPGNSRYSASKGIKGLRKAIADWYKRRYDVYLDKDMETCVTMGAKEGLAHLALVMLTPGDVVLAPDPAYPIHPYASIIAGADVRRVPIGKDRDFFEDLKVAVTHSWPRPKLLIINFPHNPTTECVDIAFFQRIVDFAKEHELYVIHDLAYADFTFDGYEAPSFLQADGAKDVGVEFFSLTKSYSMAGMRVGFCCGNQDMVQALTRIKSYLDYGIYTPIQVAATHALNGDQECVTEIMDIYKDRRDALCEGLNRIGWEVEPPKATMFLWAQIPEEFRHMGSVEFSKMLLKEAEVAVSPGLGFGQYGDDHVRFAFVENRHRTNQAIRNLRKFFAKG, from the coding sequence ATGCAGCAATTCGCCCGCGTGCACCGGCTGCCGCCCTATGTCTTCGCTCAGGTCAACGAACTGAAGATGAAGATGCGCCACCAGGGCGCCGACATCATCGACCTGGGCATGGGCAACCCCGACGTGCCCACCCCCAAGCATATCCTGGACAAGCTCAGCGAGGCGGCGTACCGCCCCGGCAACTCCCGCTATTCGGCGTCCAAGGGCATCAAGGGGCTGCGCAAGGCGATAGCGGACTGGTACAAGCGCCGCTATGACGTCTACCTCGACAAGGACATGGAGACCTGTGTCACCATGGGTGCCAAGGAAGGACTCGCGCACCTCGCGCTGGTCATGCTCACGCCCGGCGACGTGGTGCTCGCACCGGATCCGGCCTACCCCATCCATCCTTACGCATCCATCATCGCGGGGGCCGACGTGCGCCGCGTGCCCATTGGCAAGGACCGGGACTTCTTCGAGGATCTCAAGGTCGCCGTCACGCACAGCTGGCCGCGCCCCAAGCTGCTGATCATCAACTTCCCGCACAACCCCACCACCGAGTGCGTGGATATCGCGTTCTTCCAGCGCATCGTGGATTTCGCCAAGGAGCACGAACTCTACGTCATCCACGACCTCGCCTACGCGGATTTCACCTTTGACGGTTACGAAGCGCCGAGCTTCCTGCAGGCGGACGGGGCCAAGGACGTGGGCGTCGAGTTCTTCTCGCTCACCAAGAGCTACTCCATGGCCGGCATGCGCGTGGGCTTCTGCTGCGGCAATCAGGACATGGTTCAGGCGCTCACCAGAATCAAGAGTTATCTTGACTACGGCATCTATACTCCAATACAGGTGGCAGCCACGCACGCATTAAACGGTGATCAGGAATGCGTGACCGAGATCATGGACATCTACAAGGATCGGCGTGACGCCCTGTGCGAGGGCCTCAACCGCATCGGCTGGGAAGTGGAACCGCCCAAGGCGACCATGTTCCTGTGGGCCCAGATTCCCGAGGAATTCAGGCACATGGGATCTGTCGAGTTTTCCAAGATGCTCCTGAAGGAAGCGGAAGTGGCCGTCTCTCCGGGACTCGGCTTCGGCCAGTACGGCGACGACCACGTGCGGTTCGCCTTCGTGGAAAACCGTCACCGAACCAATCAGGCAATACGAAATCTGCGAAAATTCTTCGCAAAGGGGTAA